Proteins from one Deltaproteobacteria bacterium genomic window:
- a CDS encoding polyprenyl synthetase family protein produces MTGFDLRGFFNDGAARVNDALSRLLPPESAYPQTVHRAMRYSLFAGGKRLRPLLVLAAAGAFGGAEEEAMNTACAFECIHTYSLIHDDLPAMDDDDFRRGRPACHRAFGEAAAVLAGDALLTCAFDIIARTPTDDKALIVGVIREVARAAGSEGMIGGQMVDIESEGGEVTLPLVEYIHIHKTGELIRAAVRCGAMFGRADDRGLEAVTDYGEAVGLAFQIADDVLDVEGDGELMGKTAGADVKRGKATYPALMGVEQSRRRAEELVERALAAIEGLDHRAEPLRAMARYMVERSR; encoded by the coding sequence ATGACGGGATTCGATCTGAGAGGTTTTTTCAACGACGGGGCGGCCCGCGTCAACGATGCGCTCTCGAGGCTGCTGCCGCCGGAGAGTGCCTATCCCCAGACGGTGCACAGGGCCATGCGCTACAGCCTCTTTGCAGGCGGCAAGCGGCTGAGGCCGCTTCTGGTGCTGGCGGCGGCCGGGGCCTTCGGCGGCGCCGAGGAAGAGGCCATGAACACGGCCTGCGCCTTCGAGTGCATCCACACATACTCGCTCATTCACGACGACCTGCCGGCCATGGACGACGACGACTTCAGGCGCGGCCGTCCCGCCTGCCACAGGGCCTTCGGAGAGGCGGCGGCCGTGCTGGCCGGAGACGCGCTGCTCACCTGCGCCTTCGACATCATCGCCCGCACGCCCACGGACGACAAGGCCCTGATCGTCGGCGTCATCAGGGAGGTTGCCCGCGCCGCAGGGAGCGAGGGCATGATAGGCGGCCAGATGGTCGATATCGAGAGCGAGGGGGGCGAGGTGACGCTGCCGCTCGTGGAGTACATACACATACACAAGACGGGCGAGCTCATACGGGCGGCCGTGCGGTGCGGCGCCATGTTCGGCCGGGCCGACGACAGGGGGCTCGAAGCCGTGACGGATTACGGCGAGGCCGTGGGCCTGGCCTTCCAGATAGCCGACGACGTGCTCGACGTGGAGGGCGACGGCGAGCTCATGGGAAAGACCGCGGGCGCCGATGTAAAGAGGGGCAAGGCCACCTACCCGGCGCTCATGGGGGTCGAGCAGTCGCGCCGCAGGGCGGAGGAGCTCGTCGAGCGGGCGCTCGCGGCCATAGAGGGGCTTGACCACAGGGCCGAGCCTCTCAGGGCCATGGCCCGTTACATGGTGGAAAGAAGCAGGTAA
- a CDS encoding cold-shock protein, whose translation MAKGKVKWFNNTKGFGFIQEESGDEIFVHYSNIEGEGFRTLKEGEEVEFEVVQGPKGPQASHVVRV comes from the coding sequence ATGGCCAAAGGCAAGGTGAAGTGGTTCAACAACACAAAGGGATTCGGATTCATACAGGAAGAGTCGGGCGATGAGATATTCGTCCACTACTCCAATATCGAGGGCGAGGGATTCAGGACCCTCAAGGAAGGCGAAGAGGTGGAGTTCGAGGTCGTCCAGGGCCCCAAGGGGCCCCAGGCATCCCACGTGGTGAGGGTCTGA